A genomic window from Montipora capricornis isolate CH-2021 chromosome 8, ASM3666992v2, whole genome shotgun sequence includes:
- the LOC138059921 gene encoding uncharacterized protein, protein MVSKLMNVRVSYQVFIARWKRMATCFVDRTENRPDDSTALDALKKIHEPFSPMGPLLLTLSEGQKLESFLKNVPSKSPYLVYTGADKSAGSEEQIFLIIDEDVLLECTQVSKDHCLFTSSLLTLMAIYYSCNLQYEDDRKHLFKFFEEHILGIIPKRKPYILKQLENKLLSKMNKALPGSMHECCKLVKDT, encoded by the exons ATGGTATCAAAGTTGATGAATGTCAGGGTTTCTTATCAAGTATTCATAGCTCGGTGGAAAAGAATGGCCACCTGTTTTGTTGATAGGACAGAAAACAGACCAG ATGACTCCACTGCATTGGATGCATTAAAGAAAATCCATGAACCATTTTCACCTATGGGACCATTACTTCTGACATTGAGT GAAGGTCAGAAATTGGAATCATTTCTGAAAAATGTTCCTTCAAAGTCACCATACCTAGTTTATACTGGTGCTGACAAGAGTGCAGGATCTGAGGAACAAATTTTTCTCATCATTGATGAAGATGTCCTATTGGAATGCACTCAAGTTTCAAAGGATCACTGTCTTTTTACTTCATCTCTTTTAACATTGATGGCAATTTATTATTCTTGTAATCTACAGTACGAAGATGACCGTAAACATCTGTTTAAATTCTTCGAAGAGCATATTTTGGGCATTATTCCTAAACGTAAGCCATACATACTAAAGCAGCTTGAGAACAAGCTGCTAAGCAAAATGAACAAGGCTCTTCCAGGTTCCATGCAtgaatgctgtaaactagttaaaGACACTTAA